One region of Coleofasciculus sp. FACHB-T130 genomic DNA includes:
- the glf gene encoding UDP-galactopyranose mutase translates to MFDYLIVGAGFAGSVLAERLATQSGKKVLVVDKRSHIGGNAYDHYDDAGVLVHKYGPHIFHTNSREVFEYLSKFTEWRSYEHRVLASVDGQLVPMPINLDTVNKLYGLSLTSFQLEEFFASVAEKKEQIRTSEDVVVSKVGRELYEKFFRNYTRKQWGIDPSDLDKSVTSRVPTRTNRDDRYFTDSYQAMPLHGYTRMFEKMLSHPNIKIMLNTDYREIQKVIPYREMIYSGPVDAYFDYRYGKLPYRSLEFKHETHNKPVHQSAPVVNYPNEHLYTRITEFKYLTGQEHSKTSIVYEYPQAEGDPYYPVPRPENAELYKKYKALADATPGVHFVGRLATYKYYNMDQCVAQALTVHKQIGTKQEPITLEPVEARSNYTQNVSLSEIVEQRPQTEVATTNGNGHGKAVSH, encoded by the coding sequence ATGTTCGATTATCTTATTGTGGGTGCAGGGTTCGCTGGAAGTGTCCTTGCAGAGCGGCTGGCGACTCAGTCGGGCAAGAAGGTTCTAGTGGTTGACAAGCGATCGCACATTGGCGGCAATGCTTACGATCATTACGATGATGCAGGCGTTCTCGTACACAAATACGGCCCTCACATCTTTCATACCAACTCCCGCGAAGTCTTTGAGTACCTTTCCAAATTCACCGAATGGCGCTCTTACGAACACCGCGTTTTGGCGAGTGTAGACGGTCAACTGGTACCCATGCCCATCAACCTCGACACCGTTAATAAACTTTACGGACTGAGTCTCACCTCCTTTCAACTCGAAGAATTTTTCGCCTCGGTTGCTGAGAAAAAAGAACAGATCCGTACCAGCGAAGATGTAGTTGTCAGCAAAGTAGGGCGGGAATTGTACGAAAAATTCTTCCGGAACTACACGCGCAAGCAATGGGGAATCGATCCCTCGGATCTCGATAAGTCAGTCACCTCACGGGTGCCTACCCGTACCAATCGAGACGATCGATATTTCACCGATAGCTATCAAGCGATGCCATTGCACGGCTATACCCGGATGTTCGAGAAGATGTTGTCTCATCCGAACATCAAAATCATGCTGAACACCGATTATCGGGAAATTCAGAAAGTCATTCCGTACCGGGAAATGATTTACAGCGGGCCTGTTGATGCTTACTTCGATTACCGCTATGGAAAGCTTCCCTACCGTTCCCTTGAATTCAAGCATGAAACGCACAACAAGCCTGTGCATCAATCAGCGCCAGTCGTAAACTACCCCAATGAGCATTTATACACGCGCATCACTGAGTTCAAGTATCTGACCGGACAAGAACATAGTAAAACTAGCATTGTTTACGAGTACCCCCAGGCAGAGGGAGATCCTTACTACCCAGTACCGCGCCCAGAAAATGCCGAACTCTACAAGAAATACAAGGCATTGGCTGATGCAACCCCGGGGGTACATTTTGTCGGACGCTTGGCGACCTACAAGTATTACAACATGGATCAATGCGTGGCTCAGGCGCTCACGGTTCACAAACAGATTGGCACGAAACAAGAACCAATCACTTTAGAACCTGTGGAAGCGAGAAGCAACTACACCCAGAATGTTTCTCTCAGTGAAATCGTTGAACAACGCCCGCAGACAGAAGTTGCAACTACAAACGGAAACGGTCACGGAAAAGCCGTTAGTCATTAG
- a CDS encoding glycoside hydrolase family 2 TIM barrel-domain containing protein, producing MHSLGKWLENCYIASGGATQSNFDQFDRAYPRPQLQRSHWICLNGPWKFTYDDEGKITRPSDVSGWTHTIEVPFAPESSKSGIGDTGFHPNCWYEREFNIVKGAGRVLLHFGAVDYRARVWINGQFMADHEGGHTPFSIDITPVFNENGPQRVTVWAQDDPQDLAKPRGKQDWQLEPHSIWYPRTTGIWQTVWAEIVPSTYIERIRWTPHFERWEIGFEAFVAGDQCDGIEVKVKLTVGCQLLVNDTYEVIHGEIHRRIALSDPGIDDYRNELLWSPEKPTLIDVEVQLWSNGELLDEIKSYTAMRTVGIQRDRFMLNGRPYYLRLVLDQGYWPETLMTAPSDEALRQDVELVKAMGFNGVRKHQKIEDPRFLYWADVLGLMVWEEMPSAYRFSPKAVERITKEWTEVIERDASHPCIVVWVPFNESWGVPDLTATAAHQHCVQALYHLTKTLDPTRPVIGNDGWESAATDILAIHDYDNKPTRMAKRYGPEVKLSDLFDRQRPGGRVLTLDGYPHQGQPIMLTEFGGIAYAGREDKKAWGYVRSHDVSELQIRYTALLDVVNRVELFSGFCYTQLTDTYQEANGLLYADRTPKFPIEAIAYATLGRGEEDEEDVMLTTVKAALGQENNVFPGAVEAGWSQADSIQQIPHCGGNYSH from the coding sequence ATGCACTCTTTGGGGAAATGGCTGGAGAATTGTTATATCGCGTCTGGCGGCGCTACTCAGTCTAATTTTGACCAGTTCGACAGAGCATATCCGCGTCCGCAGTTACAGCGATCGCATTGGATTTGTCTCAACGGTCCGTGGAAGTTTACTTATGACGATGAGGGGAAAATAACTCGACCCTCAGATGTTTCCGGGTGGACGCATACAATTGAAGTTCCCTTCGCGCCAGAATCCTCAAAAAGTGGCATTGGCGACACAGGGTTTCACCCGAACTGCTGGTATGAGCGGGAATTTAACATTGTTAAGGGTGCAGGTCGGGTGCTGCTTCACTTCGGGGCAGTAGATTATCGCGCCCGCGTGTGGATCAACGGTCAATTTATGGCTGACCATGAAGGCGGACATACTCCCTTCAGCATCGATATTACGCCAGTATTTAATGAGAACGGACCGCAGCGGGTAACAGTGTGGGCGCAAGACGACCCCCAAGACTTGGCAAAACCTCGTGGTAAGCAAGATTGGCAACTGGAACCGCACAGTATTTGGTACCCGCGCACCACTGGGATTTGGCAGACCGTTTGGGCGGAGATCGTTCCTTCTACTTATATTGAGCGCATCCGCTGGACGCCGCACTTTGAGCGTTGGGAAATTGGCTTTGAAGCTTTTGTTGCAGGTGACCAGTGCGATGGCATCGAGGTAAAGGTAAAACTAACCGTTGGCTGCCAGTTGCTAGTCAACGATACCTATGAAGTAATTCACGGAGAGATTCACCGACGGATTGCCCTTTCTGACCCTGGTATTGACGACTACCGCAACGAATTGCTTTGGAGTCCAGAAAAGCCAACTCTGATCGATGTTGAAGTGCAGTTGTGGTCTAATGGCGAGTTGCTGGATGAAATCAAGTCTTATACCGCAATGCGGACGGTGGGAATCCAGCGCGATCGCTTTATGCTCAATGGTCGTCCCTACTATCTGCGACTGGTTCTAGACCAAGGCTATTGGCCTGAAACTCTGATGACCGCACCTTCCGATGAAGCGTTGCGGCAAGATGTTGAGCTAGTCAAAGCAATGGGATTCAACGGGGTTCGCAAGCACCAGAAGATTGAAGACCCCCGCTTCTTGTATTGGGCAGATGTGCTAGGACTGATGGTTTGGGAAGAAATGCCCAGCGCCTATCGCTTCTCTCCTAAAGCGGTGGAACGGATTACCAAGGAGTGGACTGAGGTCATTGAACGCGATGCCAGCCATCCTTGCATTGTGGTCTGGGTGCCCTTCAACGAATCTTGGGGTGTTCCCGATTTGACAGCGACAGCAGCCCACCAGCACTGCGTCCAAGCACTGTATCATTTGACCAAGACTCTCGATCCAACTCGTCCAGTCATCGGTAACGACGGTTGGGAAAGTGCGGCGACCGATATTTTGGCTATCCACGACTACGATAATAAGCCGACTCGGATGGCAAAACGCTACGGTCCGGAAGTGAAGCTATCAGACCTTTTCGATCGCCAACGTCCGGGTGGGCGGGTTCTGACGCTGGATGGCTATCCTCATCAAGGACAGCCGATCATGCTGACTGAGTTTGGCGGTATTGCTTATGCGGGTCGGGAAGATAAAAAAGCTTGGGGATATGTGCGTTCCCATGATGTCTCCGAACTGCAAATCCGGTATACGGCGCTACTAGATGTGGTGAACCGAGTCGAGTTATTTAGCGGTTTTTGTTACACCCAGTTGACCGATACCTACCAAGAAGCGAACGGACTGCTATATGCCGACCGGACTCCGAAATTTCCTATCGAAGCGATCGCATATGCAACTCTAGGCAGGGGTGAGGAAGACGAAGAGGACGTTATGCTCACAACAGTTAAAGCTGCATTGGGGCAAGAAAACAATGTATTCCCAGGAGCTGTTGAAGCCGGATGGTCGCAAGCTGATTCTATACAGCAGATTCCCCATTGCGGAGGAAATTACAGCCACTAG
- a CDS encoding IS5 family transposase (programmed frameshift): protein MKYERAKHLKPAEFKRFWGVQLETFKQMVEIVQQHEGRKKKTGRPGKISLEDQVLMTLDYWREYRTYFHIGQSWGVTESTACRIIRKIEKVLSSARIFTLPGKKSLYQSDSLIKTVVIDVTESPIERPKKKQKQFYSGKKKKHTLKSQVVVNQKTGEIICIAQGQGKIHDFRLFKQSKIPLNKTIECLADKGYQGIQKIHSNSKIPQKKPRKGELSSSDKKKNRELAKKRVIGEHINRKLKIFKILADRYRNRRKRFSLRFNLIAGLYNYELRLSQR, encoded by the exons ATGAAATACGAACGAGCTAAACATCTTAAGCCAGCAGAATTTAAACGCTTTTGGGGCGTCCAGCTAGAAACTTTTAAGCAGATGGTGGAAATAGTTCAGCAGCACGAGGGACGAAAAAAGAAAACTGGGCGACCTGGAAAAATTAGTCTGGAAGACCAAGTCTTGATGACATTAGATTACTGGCGAGAATATCGGACGTATTTCCATATAGGTCAATCTTGGGGAGTAACGGAATCTACGGCTTGTCGAATTATTCGGAAAATCGAAAAAGTGTTAAGCTCAGCCAGAATTTTTACTTTGCCAGGGAAGAAATCTCTGTATCAATCAGATTCTTTAATCAAGACCGTGGTCATTGATGTGACAGAAAGCCCTATCGAACGCCCTA AAAAAAAACAGAAACAATTTTATAGTGGCAAGAAGAAAAAGCATACCCTCAAGTCTCAAGTTGTAGTCAATCAAAAAACGGGAGAAATTATTTGTATAGCGCAGGGTCAAGGAAAAATCCATGACTTTCGCTTATTTAAACAGAGCAAAATCCCCTTAAACAAAACTATTGAATGCTTAGCGGACAAAGGATATCAAGGAATTCAAAAAATTCATAGCAACAGTAAAATCCCCCAAAAGAAGCCAAGGAAAGGGGAGTTAAGTTCTTCGGATAAAAAGAAAAATAGGGAATTGGCTAAGAAGCGAGTAATTGGCGAACATATTAACCGAAAACTGAAAATATTTAAGATTCTAGCTGACCGTTATAGAAATCGCCGAAAAAGATTCAGTTTAAGGTTTAACTTGATAGCCGGACTGTACAATTATGAACTTCGGCTCAGTCAAAGGTAA
- a CDS encoding STAS domain-containing protein produces the protein MNVLFKIVKSPDIFDSSRAAQFHQEIENLIDAGVKFVLLDLKNVTFISSSGLMALVSMVRLTRSAGCKILLYSKSEQVRILLEMTGLDQVLETFNKSEGFQSLGSLARANVNPISETLSKSAYSPKLKSTSSPVQPASAR, from the coding sequence ATGAACGTTCTTTTTAAAATCGTTAAATCCCCAGACATTTTTGATAGCTCTAGAGCAGCTCAGTTTCATCAAGAAATTGAGAATCTGATCGACGCAGGAGTCAAATTTGTTCTCCTCGATCTCAAAAATGTCACTTTTATCAGTAGTTCTGGCTTAATGGCTCTTGTTTCAATGGTGAGGCTTACCCGCTCCGCAGGTTGCAAAATTTTACTTTATTCCAAGAGCGAACAGGTTAGGATTTTATTGGAGATGACGGGTTTAGATCAGGTTTTGGAAACCTTTAATAAGTCAGAAGGATTTCAAAGCTTAGGAAGCTTAGCGCGAGCTAATGTTAATCCTATATCAGAAACCTTGTCAAAGTCAGCATATTCACCAAAGCTGAAATCTACCAGCTCGCCTGTCCAGCCTGCTTCGGCTCGTTAA
- a CDS encoding family 1 glycosylhydrolase: MWAGVECTVNRVGDRYFNQLERNGHKTRLSDLNLFAELGVSAIRYPILWELTAPDGPDSADWSWADERLGRLRELGIRPIVGLVHHGSGPRHTSLVNPTFASGLAQFAEAVAQRYPWVENYTPVNEPLTTARFSGLYGHWYPHGRDSLTFLQALLTQLRGTILSMQAIRQVNPDAKLVQTEDLCKVFSTPQMAYQAEFENERRWLSFDLLSGRLNPDRPMWQYLCKVGIPEAELEWFLENPCPPDIIGINHYLTSDRFLDERLERYPQWTHGGNGRQQYADVEAVRVRAEGIAGPYTLIKETWERYGLPIAVTEVHHGCTREEQLRWVKEVWEAATRLRSEGIDLRAITAWSLLGSYDWTSLVTKDNGHYEPGVFDLRSPEPRPTAIAHMLRELARGEMPHHPLLDVPGWWHRNQRLLYPPVAESNGAEAQRHKNPETHLSPQYLSTSTPVRSSSPRPLAIIGARGTLGKAFARICDIRGIPYHLLNRQELDIADPASVKRVLAELKPWAVVNAAGYVRVDDAEREPDACLRENAVGPATLAAACAMQKVALLTFSSDLVFDGTGVAPYVESDAVAPLNVYGRSKVEAESQVLKFHPSSLVVRTSAFFGPWDEYNFITMALRTLAAGKPFIAAEDSVVSPTYVPDLVNASLDLLIDSENGLWHIANPGESSWADLARFAAKKAGFDATRIEACPMQALRLLAPRPIYSVLGSERGVLLPSLENAIARYFQESKISL, encoded by the coding sequence ATGTGGGCTGGAGTAGAGTGTACCGTTAACCGCGTAGGCGATCGCTATTTCAACCAGTTGGAACGAAACGGTCACAAAACGCGCTTAAGTGACCTCAATTTGTTTGCCGAACTCGGCGTAAGTGCCATTCGCTACCCGATCCTCTGGGAATTAACTGCCCCTGATGGGCCAGATAGCGCCGATTGGTCTTGGGCGGATGAACGACTGGGACGTTTGCGCGAACTCGGTATCCGTCCCATTGTCGGTTTAGTTCACCACGGCAGTGGCCCTCGTCATACAAGCCTGGTGAATCCCACCTTTGCCTCTGGGCTTGCCCAGTTCGCCGAAGCCGTTGCCCAACGCTATCCGTGGGTGGAAAATTACACCCCTGTTAACGAGCCGCTCACGACAGCGCGTTTTAGCGGACTATACGGTCACTGGTATCCTCACGGTCGGGATAGTTTAACTTTCTTGCAGGCATTGCTGACGCAACTCCGCGGCACAATCCTGTCAATGCAGGCCATTCGCCAAGTTAACCCAGACGCAAAGCTGGTGCAAACCGAGGACTTGTGCAAGGTGTTCAGCACGCCACAGATGGCGTACCAAGCAGAGTTTGAAAATGAGCGTCGCTGGCTGAGTTTCGATCTGCTGTCTGGTCGCCTCAATCCCGATCGCCCGATGTGGCAATATCTATGTAAAGTTGGAATTCCTGAAGCTGAACTGGAGTGGTTTTTAGAAAATCCCTGTCCGCCAGACATTATTGGGATTAACCATTACTTAACGAGCGATCGCTTTCTGGATGAGCGCCTAGAACGCTATCCCCAGTGGACGCATGGGGGAAATGGGCGGCAGCAGTACGCAGATGTCGAGGCAGTGCGGGTGCGTGCTGAAGGAATCGCTGGACCCTACACGCTAATCAAAGAGACATGGGAACGCTACGGCTTGCCAATTGCGGTCACTGAAGTCCATCACGGTTGCACCCGCGAGGAACAACTGCGCTGGGTTAAAGAGGTGTGGGAAGCAGCAACCCGTCTGCGTTCCGAAGGCATCGATCTGCGGGCTATCACCGCTTGGTCGCTCCTCGGTTCTTATGACTGGACTAGCTTGGTAACAAAAGATAACGGTCATTACGAGCCTGGGGTGTTCGACTTGCGATCGCCTGAACCCCGCCCAACTGCGATCGCCCATATGCTGCGCGAGTTGGCACGCGGCGAGATGCCTCACCATCCCCTTTTGGATGTGCCAGGATGGTGGCATAGAAACCAGCGACTGCTCTATCCACCCGTTGCGGAGAGCAACGGCGCAGAGGCGCAGAGGCACAAAAACCCAGAAACGCACCTCAGTCCTCAGTACCTAAGCACCTCAACACCTGTCCGTTCTTCCTCACCGCGTCCGCTCGCCATTATTGGAGCGAGAGGCACGCTGGGGAAAGCTTTTGCTCGAATTTGCGACATCCGGGGTATCCCCTATCACCTCCTTAACCGTCAGGAACTGGATATTGCCGATCCTGCCTCGGTTAAGCGGGTACTGGCTGAACTCAAGCCTTGGGCGGTTGTAAATGCGGCTGGATACGTTCGCGTAGATGATGCGGAGCGCGAACCGGATGCTTGTCTGCGCGAAAACGCAGTTGGCCCAGCAACTCTTGCGGCTGCTTGCGCGATGCAGAAAGTGGCGTTGCTCACCTTCTCATCGGATCTGGTATTTGATGGAACTGGTGTTGCTCCTTATGTGGAGAGCGATGCTGTTGCACCGCTCAATGTGTATGGACGCAGCAAAGTAGAAGCTGAGTCGCAAGTTCTAAAGTTTCATCCCTCGTCGCTCGTCGTCCGCACCAGCGCCTTCTTCGGGCCGTGGGACGAGTACAACTTTATTACAATGGCGCTCCGCACCCTAGCGGCAGGAAAACCCTTTATTGCGGCAGAAGATTCGGTCGTTTCACCGACCTACGTTCCGGATCTGGTCAATGCCAGCCTTGACCTCTTAATTGATAGCGAGAACGGTTTGTGGCACATTGCGAACCCTGGTGAGAGTTCTTGGGCAGATTTGGCACGGTTTGCTGCAAAGAAAGCTGGTTTCGATGCTACCCGAATTGAAGCTTGTCCCATGCAGGCGCTGAGGCTATTGGCACCACGCCCAATTTACAGCGTTCTGGGCAGCGAGCGAGGGGTACTGTTGCCGTCGCTGGAAAATGCGATCGCCCGCTACTTCCAAGAATCCAAAATTTCCCTGTAA
- the galT gene encoding galactose-1-phosphate uridylyltransferase: MYSQELLKPDGRKLILYSRFPIAEEITATSPSNEPVQANPHLRWHPLRGEWIAYASHRQGRTFMPPPEYNPLAPTKDPQFPTELPQGKYDMAVFDNRFPSMALGAHNPPASIVQTLPANGACEVVVFTQDPQASLSSLELDQLELLLQVWGDRTRALGETPQIQYVLPFENKGVEMGVTLQHPHGQIYAYPFVPPVPARMLERQQAYHQEHQRGLLQDLIQKEISDNQRIIYLDEEAIAFVPAFARYPYEVWIAPIQPTATFVDLTDGQRQGLAKALKTVTLKYDGLWNRPFPYLMAWFQAPTDGNPHPEAHLHAELYPPYRTQDRLKYLAGTELAAGMFANDALPEEKVKELQAVVITLENPVRL; encoded by the coding sequence ATGTATTCCCAGGAGCTGTTGAAGCCGGATGGTCGCAAGCTGATTCTATACAGCAGATTCCCCATTGCGGAGGAAATTACAGCCACTAGCCCTAGTAATGAGCCAGTGCAGGCGAATCCTCACCTGCGCTGGCATCCGTTGCGGGGCGAATGGATTGCTTATGCAAGTCACCGTCAGGGGCGGACTTTTATGCCGCCCCCAGAATACAATCCGTTAGCACCTACCAAAGATCCTCAGTTTCCGACGGAACTCCCGCAGGGGAAATATGATATGGCGGTGTTCGACAACCGCTTTCCCTCAATGGCTTTGGGGGCGCACAATCCACCCGCTAGCATTGTGCAGACTCTCCCAGCAAACGGCGCGTGCGAAGTGGTCGTATTTACGCAAGATCCGCAAGCTTCCCTCAGTTCTTTAGAACTGGATCAATTAGAGTTATTGTTGCAAGTTTGGGGCGATCGCACTCGCGCTTTAGGCGAAACGCCGCAGATTCAGTATGTACTGCCCTTTGAGAACAAAGGGGTCGAGATGGGGGTAACTTTACAGCATCCCCACGGTCAAATCTATGCTTATCCGTTTGTTCCACCTGTCCCAGCGCGGATGTTAGAAAGGCAACAAGCGTATCATCAGGAGCATCAGCGGGGTTTGCTGCAAGATTTGATCCAAAAAGAGATTTCGGACAATCAGCGAATTATTTATCTAGATGAGGAAGCGATCGCATTTGTCCCCGCTTTCGCCCGTTACCCTTACGAAGTCTGGATTGCCCCGATTCAGCCCACCGCTACATTTGTGGATCTGACAGATGGGCAGCGCCAAGGACTCGCCAAAGCCTTAAAAACTGTCACTCTCAAGTATGACGGTTTGTGGAATCGTCCTTTCCCTTACTTGATGGCGTGGTTCCAAGCACCCACCGATGGAAATCCGCACCCAGAAGCACATCTGCACGCAGAGTTGTATCCTCCCTATCGGACTCAGGATCGGCTTAAGTACCTGGCGGGAACCGAACTAGCCGCAGGAATGTTTGCCAATGATGCGCTTCCGGAGGAGAAGGTGAAGGAGTTGCAAGCTGTCGTCATCACACTTGAGAATCCTGTGCGGTTGTGA
- a CDS encoding M24 family metallopeptidase, which yields MNQVSEEVSQKLELIRNALTEADAQGLRLRGTDWFAWATAGGSSTVLLTAETGIAEVLVTAEDAWILTDEIEAQRLKDEEIPGNFQHYANPWADAAARESFVQQATNGGKILSDRPIPHVEKRLPASLQQHKRTLIPSELERYRQLGRQASEAMTEVLKAAKPDWTEYQLAGAGAEALWARGIHPALTLVAGERRLPLYRHATATGEEIGRQAMLVFCARRHGLYANLTRFVSFGTLSEQSAKLHGDVRQIEAEVLDFLKPGIALNAVYDTLADVYQRHGYHNAIRQHHQGGTTGYLAREVVANPTTNDTLEENMAVAWNPSLPGAKIEDTFVLLKDGLENLTFDPNFPNVEVAGRLRALPLEIG from the coding sequence ATGAATCAAGTTAGTGAAGAAGTCTCTCAGAAACTAGAGTTAATCCGAAACGCCTTAACGGAAGCTGACGCGCAGGGGTTGCGATTGCGCGGCACCGATTGGTTCGCCTGGGCGACTGCTGGCGGTTCCAGCACCGTACTGCTGACGGCTGAAACTGGAATCGCAGAAGTGCTGGTGACTGCTGAGGATGCCTGGATATTAACCGATGAAATCGAAGCGCAGCGGTTAAAAGATGAGGAAATTCCCGGAAATTTCCAGCATTATGCGAATCCTTGGGCTGATGCTGCGGCGCGTGAATCTTTTGTGCAACAGGCAACCAATGGGGGGAAAATTTTAAGCGATCGCCCGATTCCTCATGTTGAAAAGCGATTACCCGCCTCTCTACAACAGCATAAGCGAACCTTGATACCAAGCGAGCTAGAGCGATATCGCCAGCTAGGGCGTCAGGCAAGCGAAGCGATGACTGAGGTACTCAAAGCCGCCAAGCCAGATTGGACAGAATATCAGCTTGCCGGTGCGGGTGCGGAGGCATTATGGGCGAGGGGGATACATCCAGCGCTGACGCTGGTAGCAGGCGAGAGACGTTTGCCGCTATACCGTCATGCTACTGCCACAGGTGAAGAGATTGGACGGCAAGCAATGCTGGTATTTTGCGCCAGAAGACATGGTTTGTATGCGAATCTTACCCGATTTGTTTCATTCGGTACGCTTTCAGAGCAAAGCGCCAAATTGCATGGTGATGTCCGTCAAATTGAAGCAGAAGTCTTGGATTTTTTAAAGCCGGGAATCGCTCTGAATGCAGTTTATGACACTTTAGCTGATGTTTATCAGAGGCACGGATATCATAATGCCATCCGCCAACATCATCAGGGTGGAACAACGGGATATCTAGCGCGAGAAGTTGTAGCGAATCCAACGACTAATGACACGTTGGAAGAAAACATGGCAGTTGCTTGGAATCCAAGTTTACCGGGTGCAAAGATTGAAGATACTTTTGTACTTCTCAAGGATGGATTGGAAAATTTGACTTTCGATCCAAATTTTCCCAATGTCGAGGTAGCAGGAAGATTGCGTGCTTTGCCCTTAGAAATTGGATAA
- a CDS encoding DUF6745 domain-containing protein has product MIPVYREKWRKIALSTEPIDRGKAAESVINAYDSIGKKAPKIIFSNSPYAALKTFSAKITKQPKKALNEQLRFQPWHQMEEQISNQIIEKHLNDQLWGGLERQLWGGLERQLFKQLIKQLGSKINHKYIPPEVWACGGSNFDFYISVLNCTYEQSKWSVFQSLVKNCGWILPSEEIAIICDRPRVLSFDNQQRLHAEGAPAIQFADGYSLYASHGVRLPEKYGKLHPHQWQAKWLLEDNNAELRRVLIQGIGYDKIAQELGAIELDSYQEYTLLKIDTDIDVEPISLLKMTCPSTGFIHALRVPPEMISAREAIAWVNWGINPKEFSVQT; this is encoded by the coding sequence TTGATTCCTGTTTATCGGGAGAAGTGGCGAAAGATTGCTCTCTCTACTGAACCGATTGATAGAGGAAAGGCTGCTGAATCAGTAATAAATGCTTATGATTCAATTGGCAAAAAAGCGCCTAAGATTATTTTTTCTAATAGCCCTTATGCGGCTTTAAAAACTTTTTCAGCCAAAATTACAAAGCAACCAAAAAAAGCACTTAATGAGCAACTGAGGTTCCAACCGTGGCATCAGATGGAAGAGCAAATTAGTAACCAAATAATAGAGAAACATCTCAATGACCAACTATGGGGAGGACTGGAGAGGCAGCTATGGGGAGGACTGGAGAGGCAACTGTTTAAACAACTAATCAAGCAGCTAGGAAGTAAGATTAACCACAAATATATTCCACCAGAAGTGTGGGCGTGTGGAGGTAGTAATTTTGACTTCTACATTTCTGTTTTAAATTGCACTTATGAGCAAAGCAAATGGTCAGTATTTCAATCGCTAGTAAAAAATTGTGGGTGGATTTTACCATCTGAAGAGATAGCAATTATATGCGATCGCCCTCGCGTCCTCTCCTTCGACAACCAGCAGCGTCTCCACGCAGAAGGCGCACCCGCGATCCAGTTTGCAGACGGATACAGCCTATACGCCTCTCATGGGGTAAGATTACCTGAAAAATACGGCAAGCTGCACCCGCACCAGTGGCAAGCTAAATGGCTTTTAGAAGATAATAACGCCGAACTGCGGCGAGTGCTAATTCAGGGAATTGGCTATGATAAAATCGCCCAGGAATTAGGAGCCATTGAGTTAGACTCTTATCAAGAATACACTTTATTAAAAATTGATACCGATATTGATGTGGAGCCAATATCTTTGTTAAAGATGACTTGCCCAAGCACCGGATTTATTCATGCGTTGCGCGTACCACCTGAGATGATATCGGCGCGGGAAGCGATCGCTTGGGTAAATTGGGGAATTAATCCCAAAGAATTTTCTGTGCAAACATAA